The following are encoded together in the Lactuca sativa cultivar Salinas chromosome 1, Lsat_Salinas_v11, whole genome shotgun sequence genome:
- the LOC111921409 gene encoding ras-related protein RABH1b: MAPVSALAKYKLVFLGDQSVGKTSIITRFMYDKFDNTYQATIGIDFLSKTMYLEDRTVRLQLWDTAGQERFRSLIPSYIRDSSVAVIVFDVASRQSFLNTAKWIEEVRTERGSDVIIVLVGNKTDLVDKRQVSIEEGEAKAREYNVMFIETSAKAGFNIKALFRKIASALPGMETLSTTKQEDMVDVNLKSSNTSGSQHPQSGGCAC, from the exons ATGGCTCCGGTGTCGGCTCTTGCGAAGTACAAGCTGGTGTTCTTAGGAGATCAATCAGTCGGAAAAACGAGCATCATTACTCGATTCATGTACGATAAGTTTGACAACACTTATCAG GCTACAATTGGTATTGATTTTCTATCAAAAACTATGTATCTTGAAGATCGAACAGTTCGTTTGCAGCTTTG GGACACAGCTGGACAAGAAAGATTCAGGAGTCTCATTCCAAGTTATATTAGAGACTCCTCTGTTGCTGTCATTGTTTTTGATGTTGCAA GTCGCCAGTCATTTCTGAACACTGCAAAATGGATTGAGGAGGTTCGTACGGAGCGAGGTAGTGATGTCATCATTGTCCTAGTTGGCAATAAAACCGACCTTGTGGATAAGAG GCAAGTTTCAATAGAGGAAGGTGAAGCTAAAGCCCGTGAATATAACGTAATGTTTATTGAAACTAGTGCCAAGGCAGGCTTCAATATaaag GCTTTGTTTCGAAAAATAGCATCTGCGTTACCAGGAATGGAAACTTTATCTACAACAAAGCAGGAAGACATGGTCGATGTAAATCTAAAGTCCAGCAATACAAGTGGGTCCCAGCATCCCCAATCTGGAGGCTGTGCATGCTGA